The following proteins come from a genomic window of Nostoc sp. TCL26-01:
- the hetR gene encoding heterocyst differentiation master regulator HetR, whose translation MSKDIDLIKRLGPSAMDQIMLYLAFSAMRTSGHRHGAFLDAAATAAKCAIYMTYLEQGQNLRMTGHLHHLEPKRVKIIVEEVRQALMEGKLLKTLGSQEPRYLIQFPYVWMEKYPWQPGRSRIPGTSLTSEEKRQLEQKLPSNLPDAQLVTSFEFLELIEFLHKRSQEDLPPEHRMELSEALAEHIKRRLLYSGTVTRIDSPWGMPFYALTRPFYAPEDDQERTYIMVEDTARYFRMMKDWAERRPNAMRALEELDVPPERWDQAMEELDEIIRAWADKYHQVGGIPMILQMVFGRKED comes from the coding sequence ATGAGTAAAGACATCGATCTGATCAAACGTCTCGGCCCCAGTGCAATGGATCAGATCATGCTATATCTGGCTTTTAGCGCCATGAGGACGAGTGGGCATAGGCATGGGGCATTCTTAGATGCAGCAGCAACGGCGGCTAAGTGTGCGATTTACATGACCTATCTAGAGCAAGGGCAAAACCTCAGAATGACTGGGCATTTGCACCATCTAGAACCGAAACGGGTAAAAATCATTGTTGAGGAAGTCAGACAAGCCCTGATGGAGGGCAAACTGTTGAAGACCTTGGGTTCACAAGAACCCCGCTATCTGATTCAGTTTCCTTATGTCTGGATGGAAAAATATCCTTGGCAACCAGGAAGATCGCGCATTCCCGGTACTAGTCTCACAAGTGAAGAGAAAAGGCAACTAGAGCAGAAACTTCCCAGCAATCTTCCCGATGCTCAGTTAGTCACCTCCTTCGAGTTCCTGGAGTTAATCGAATTTCTCCACAAGCGATCGCAAGAGGACTTACCACCAGAACACCGGATGGAGTTAAGTGAGGCCTTAGCAGAGCATATCAAGCGTCGTTTGCTCTACTCTGGAACGGTGACTCGCATAGATTCCCCTTGGGGAATGCCCTTCTACGCCCTGACTCGCCCCTTCTACGCTCCAGAAGATGACCAAGAGCGTACTTACATCATGGTGGAAGATACAGCTAGGTATTTCCGGATGATGAAAGATTGGGCAGAAAGACGACCAAACGCCATGCGCGCACTAGAAGAACTGGATGTACCACCAGAACGTTGGGATCAAGCAATGGAAGAACTGGATGAAATCATCCGCGCTTGGGCTGACAAGTATCATCAAGTAGGTGGTATACCGATGATTTTACAAATGGTGTTTGGGAGAAAAGAAGACTAA